The Sesamum indicum cultivar Zhongzhi No. 13 linkage group LG1, S_indicum_v1.0, whole genome shotgun sequence genome includes a window with the following:
- the LOC105164478 gene encoding pre-mRNA-processing-splicing factor 8A, translating into MYNNGQDMWNNPAPPGTSGSGGAGAMPPMMAPPGTSGAQPVAPPPPSVQPSYTVVPTESQLDERARKWMQLNSKRYSDKRKFGFVETQKEDMPPEHVRKIIRDHGDMSSKKYRHDKRVYLGALKFVPHAVYKLLENMPMPWEQVREVKVLYHITGAITFVNEIPWVVEPIYLAQWGTMWIMMRREKRDRRHFKRMRFPPFDDEEPPLDYADNLLDVDPLEPIQLELDEEEDSAVYTWFYDHKPLVKTKLINGPSYRKWHLSLPIMATLHRLAGQLLSDLIDRNYFYLFDMESFFTAKALNMCIPGGPKFEPLYRDMEKGDEDWNEFNDINKLIIRSPLRTEYRIAFPHLYNNRPRKVKLSIYHTPMVMYIKTEDPDLPAFYYDPLIHPITSTNKDRRDRKVYEEDEDDDFVLPEGVEPLLTSTPIYTDTTAAGISLLFAPRPFNMRSGRMRRAEDIPLVSEWYKEHCPPSYPVKVRVSYQKLLKCFVLNELHHRPPKAQKKKHLFRSLQATKFFQTTELDWAEAGLQVCKQGYNMLNLLIHRKNLNYLHLDYNFNLKPVKTLTTKERKKSRFGNAFHLCREILRLTKLVVDANIQFRLGNVDAFQLADGLQYIFSHVGQLTGMYRYKYRLMRQIRMCKDLKHLIYYRFNTGPVGKGPGCGFWAPMWRVWLFFLRGIVPLLERWLGNLLARQFEGRHSKGVAKTVTKQRVESHFDLELRAAVMHDVLDAMPEGIKQNKARTILQHLSEAWRCWKANIPWKVPGLPVPIENMILRYVKSKADWWTNVAHYNRERIRRGATVDKTVCRKNLGRLTRLWLKAEQERQHNYLKDGPYVTPEEAVAIYTTTVHWLESRKFSPIPFPPLSYKHDTKLLILALERLKESYSVAVRLNQLQREELGLIEQAYDNPHEALSRIKRHLLTQRAFKEVGIEFMDLYSYLIPVYEIEPLEKITDAYLDQYLWYEGDKRHLFPNWIKPADSEPPPLLVYKWCQGINNLQGIWDTGDGQCVVMLQTKFEKFFEKIDLTMLNRLLRLVLDHNIADYVTAKNNVVLSYKDMSHTNSYGLIRGLQFASFVVQYYGLVLDLLLLGLTRASEIAGPPQMPNEFITYHDTRVETRHPIRLYSRYIDKVHILFRFTHEEARDLIQRYLTEHPDPNNENMVGYNNKKCWPRDARMRLMKHDVNLGRSVFWDMKNRLPRSITTLEWENSFVSVYSKDNPNLLFSMCGFEVRILPKIRMTQEAFSNTRDGVWNLQNEQTKERTAVAFLRVDDEHMKVFENRVRQILMSSGSTTFTKIVNKWNTALIGLMTYFREATVHTQELLDLLVKCENKIQTRIKIGLNSKMPSRFPPVIFYTPKEIGGLGMLSMGHILIPQSDLRYSKQTDVGVTHFRSGMSHEEDQLIPNLYRYIQPWESEFIDSQRVWAEYALKRQEAQAQNRRLTLEDLEDSWDRGIPRINTLFQKDRHTLAYDKGWRVRTDFKQYQVLKQNPFWWTHQRHDGKLWNLNNYRTDVIQALGGVEGILEHTLFKGTYFPTWEGLFWEKASGFEESMKYKKLTNAQRSGLNQIPNRRFTLWWSPTINRANVYVGFQVQLDLTGIFMHGKIPTLKISLIQIFRAHLWQKIHESVVMDLCQVLDQELDALEIETVQKETIHPRKSYKMNSSCADILLFAAHRWPMSKPSLVAESKDVFDQKASNKYWIDVQLRWGDYDSHDIERYTRAKFMDYTTDNMSIYPSPTGVMIGIDLAYNLHSAFGNWFPGSKPLLAQAMNKIMKSNPALYVLRERIRKGLQLYSSEPTEPYLSSQNYGEIFSNQIIWFVDDTNVYRVTIHKTFEGNLTTKPINGAIFIFNPRTGQLFLKVIHTSVWAGQKRLGQLAKWKTAEEVAALVRSLPVEEQPKQIIVTRKGMLDPLEVHLLDFPNIVIKGSELQLPFQACLKIEKFGDLILKATEPQMVLFNIYDDWLKSISSYTAFSRLILILRALHVNNEKAKMLLKPDKTIVTEPHHIWPSLSDEQWMKVEVALRDLILSDYAKKNNVNTSALTQSEIRDIILGAEITPPSQQRQQIAEIEKQAKEASQLTAVTTRTTNVHGDELIVTTTSPYEQAAFGSKTDWRVRAISATNLHLRVNHIYVNSEDIKETGYTYIMPKNILKKFICIADLRTQIAGYLYGISPPDNPQVKEIRCIAMPPQWGTHQQVHLPSALPEHDFLNDLEPLGWMHTQPNELPQLSPQDLAAHARVLSNNKQWDGEKCIILTCSFTPGSCSLTAYKLTPSGYEWGKSNTDAASNPHGYLPTYYEKVQMLLSDRFLGFYMVPDNGPWNYNFMGVKHTVSMKYGMKLGTPREYYHEDHRPTHFLEFSNLEEGETAEGDREDTFT; encoded by the exons atgtataACAACGGGCAGGATATGTGGAACAACCCGGCGCCGCCAGGGACCAGCGGAAGCGGCGGCGCTGGAGCTATGCCGCCAATGATGGCGCCGCCTGGGACTAGTGGGGCGCAACCGGTTGCGCCGCCACCGCCGTCGGTGCAGCCGTCTTACACAGTTGTGCCGACTGAGTCGCAGTTGGATGAGAGGGCGAGGAAGTGGATGCAGCTCAACTCGAAGCGGTACAGTGATAAAAGGAAGTTTGGGTTTGTTGAGACGCAGAAGGAGGATATGCCTCCGGAGCATGTCAGGAAAATCATTCG GGACCATGGTGACATGTCATCAAAGAAATATCGCCATGATAAGCGTGTGTATTTGGGAGCTCTTAAATTTGTGCCGCATGCTGTGTACAAACTTCTCGAAAATATGCCCATGCCTTGGGAACAG GTCCGTGAAGTGAAGGTTCTATACCACATTACTGGGGCTATAACATTTGTAAATGAAATACCATGGGTTGTTGAACCAATCTATTTAGCACAG tGGGGTACTATGTGGATCATGATGcgaagagagaaaagagatcGACGACATTTTAAGAGAATGCGTTTTCCACCTTTTGATGATGAAGAACCTCCTCTGGATTATGCTGATAATCTCCTAGATGTGGATCCTTTGGAGCCCATCCAGTTAGAATTAGATGAGGAAGAAGATTCAGCTGTTTATACTTGGTTCTATGACCATAAACCACTTGTGAAGACAAAGCTTATAAATGGGCCGAGTTACCGGAAATGGCACCTGTCGCTTCCTATTATGGCGACACTTCACCGGCTTGCTGGGCAGCTGCTGTCTGATTTGATTGATCGCAATTACTTTTACCTTTTCGATATGGAGTCATTCTTCACAGCCAAAGCTCTGAACATGTGCATACctg GTGGTCCTAAGTTTGAACCTCTGTATCGTGACATGGAGAAAGGGGATGAGGACTGGAATGAATTTAATGACATTAATAAACTTATCATTCGGTCACCTCTTAGGACAGAGTATAGGATTGCATTCCCTCATCTTTACAATAACAGGCCTCGGAAAGTAAAGCTCAGTATCTATCACACTCCAATGGTGATGTACATAAAAACTGAGGATCCCGATTTACCGGCATTCTATTACGACCCTCTCATTCACCCGATAACAAGTACAAATAAAGATAGGCGAGATAGGAAGGTTtatgaagaagatgaagatgacgATTTTGTTTTGCCTGAGGGAGTCGAACCATTACTAACTAGCACTCCGATCTATACTGACACCACTGCCGCTGGGATTTCACTATTATTTGCTCCGCGGCCTTTCAACATGCGGTCTGGTCGGATGAGGCGTGctgaagatatacctcttgTATCTGAGTGGTACAAGGAACACTG TCCTCCATCGTACCCTGTCAAAGTTCGTGTAAGTTACCAGAAACTGCTGAAATGCTTTGTGTTGAATGAGCTGCATCACCGCCCGCCTAAAGCTCAGAAGAAGAAGCACCTGTTTAGGTCTCTCCAGGCTACAAAGTTCTTCCAGACCACTGAACTTGATTGGGCTGAAGCAGGTCTACAAGTATGCAAGCAAGGTTACAATATGCTGAATCTTCTGATCCACAGGAAAAATTTGAACTACCTCCATCTTGACTACAATTTCAACTTGAAGCCTGTGAAGACCCTTACCACTAAGGAACGCAAAAAGTCACGGTTTGGCAATGCCTTCCATCTGTGCCGTGAAATTCTGCGTTTGACGAAGCTTGTTGTTGATGCGAATATCCAGTTTCGCTTAGGAAATGTGGATGCATTTCAGTTGGCTGATGGGTTGCAATACATTTTTTCACACGTTGGCCAGTTAACGGGTATGTACCGGTATAAATACCGGCTAATGCGGCAGATTCGAATGTGTAAAGACTTGAAGCATTTGATTTATTACCGGTTTAATACTGGGCCAGTCGGGAAAGGTCCTGGATGTGGTTTTTGGGCACCTATGTGGAGAGTATGGTTGTTTTTCCTGCGGGGCATAGTTCCTCTTCTGGAAAGATGGTTGGGGAATTTACTTGCCAGACAATTTGAAGGACGGCACTCCAAAGGAGTGGCTAAAACTGTGACAAAGCAACGTGTTGAAAGCCACTTCGATTTGGAGCTTCGTGCTGCTGTTATGCATGATGTACTTGATGCCATGCCAG AGGGTATTAAGCAAAATAAGGCAAGAACTATTTTGCAACATCTGAGTGAAGCATGGCGTTGTTGGAAAGCAAATATTCCTTGGAAG GTGCCTGGTTTGCCTGTTCCGATTGAGAACATGATACTTCGTTATGTGAAATCAAAAGCTGATTGGTGGACAAATGTTGCTCATTATAATCGAGAACGTATTAGAAGGGGGGCGACAGTCGACAAGACTGTTTGCCGAAAGAATCTTGGAAGATTGACCCGCCTTTGGTTGAAGGCGGAACAG GAACGACAGCACAACTACTTGAAAGATGGTCCATATGTCACACCAGAAGAAGCAGTGGCGATATACACTACAACTGTGCATTGGCTGGAATCGAGAAAATTCTCTCCAATCCCTTTTCCTCCATTGTCTTACAAACACGATACAAAACTCCTCATCCTTGCTCTGGAGAGACTGAAGGAGTCCTACAGTGTGGCTGTTAGATTAAACCAGTTACAAAGAGAAGAATTGGGTTTGATTGAGCAGGCTTATGATAACCCACATGAGGCTCTGTCGCGTATTAAACGTCATTTACTTACGCAGCGAGCCTTCAAAGAA GTTGGAATTGAGTTCATGGATTTATATAGCTATCTGATTCCCGTTTATGAGATCGAACCTCTTGAGAAGATTACTGATGCGTATCTGGATCAATATCTGTGGTATGAGGGTGATAAACGACACCTTTTTCCAAATTGGATTAAACCTGCAGATTCGGAACCTCCACCACTGTTGGTTTACAAATGGTGTCAAGGCATAAACAACTTACAGGGCATATGGGATACTGGTGATGGCCAGTGTGTTGTAATGCTTCAAactaaatttgagaaattttttgaaaagattgATCTAACCATGCTCAACAG GCTTCTGCGTTTAGTTCTTGACCACAACATTGCTGATTATGTCACTGCAAAGAACAACGTCGTTCTATCATACAAGGATATGAGTCATACAAACTCTTATGGGCTCATACGAGGTCTTCAGTTTGCTTCATTTGTTGTGCAATACTATGGGCTTGTCCTGGATCTTCTGCTTCTTGGTTTGACCCGAGCCAGTGAAATAGCTGGTCCACCACAGATGCCCAATGAGTTTATTACTTATCATGACACCAGGGTGGAAACACGACATCCAATCCGATTGTACTCCAGGTACATTGACAAGGTGCATATATTGTTCCGCTTCACTCATGAGGAGGCACGGGACCTCATCCAGCGCTATCTTACTGAGCATCCGGATCCCAACAATGAAAATATGGTTGGTTATAACAATAAGAAGTGCTGGCCAAGAGATGCTAGAATGCGACTCATGAAGCATGATG TCAACCTTGGTAGAAGTGTGTTTTGGGATATGAAGAATCGTCTTCCAAGAAGTATTACGACACTTGAGTGGGAGAACAGCTTTGTGTCGGTCTACAGCAAAGACAATCCAAACTTGCTGTTCAGCAT GTGTGGTTTTGAAGTCCGTATACTACCTAAGATAAGAATGACTCAAGAGGCTTTTAGCAATACAAGGGATGGTGTTTGGAATCTGCAAAATGAGCAGACAAAAGAACGCACTGCAGTTGCTTTCTTGCGTGTAGATGATGAACATATGAAGGTGTTCGAGAATCGAGTAAGACAGATTCTCATGTCCTCTGGTTCAACAACATTCACAAAGATTGTCAACAAATGGAATACAGCTCTTATAG GCCTCATGACATATTTCCGTGAAGCAACTGTTCACACGCAAGAATTGTTGGATTTGCTGGTAAAGTGTGAGAATAAAATCCAAACACGTATTAAGATTGGGTTGAACTCAAAGATGCCTAGCAG GTTCCCACCTGTCATCTTTTACACGCCAAAGGAAATTGGTGGACTTGGAATGCTGTCAATGGGTCACATATTGATTCCTCAGAGTGACCTTCGTTATAGTAAACAGACAGATGTTGGTGTTACTCATTTTAGGAGTGGAATGAGTCACGAAGAGGATCAACTGATTCCAAATCTGTATCGGTACATACAG CCATGGGAAAGTGAGTTCATTGATTCGCAGCGTGTTTGGGCTGAGTATGCATTGAAGAGGCAGGAAGCCCAAGCACAGAACAGGCGGTTAACCCTGGAGGACTTGGAA GATTCTTGGGATCGGGGGATACCTCGAATCAATACACTGTTTCAGAAGGATCGCCACACCCTTGCATACGACAAAGGGTGGAGAGTTAGAACAGATTTTAAGCAGTATCAGGTCCTGAAGCAAAATCCATTCTGGTGGACACACCAGAGGCATGATGGGAAGTTGTGGAACTTGAACAATTATCGAACTGATGTTATTCAAGCTCTGGGAGGAGTCGAAGGGATTCTTGAGCATACATTGTTTAAGGGCACATA CTTCCCAACATGGGAGGGTCTTTTCTGGGAGAAGGCTTCAGGTTTCGAGGAGTCTATGAAGTATAAGAAACTGACAAATGCTCAACGATCTGGACTTAATCAAATTCCTAACAGGAGATTTACCCTTTGGTGGTCGCCTACTATAAACAGAGCAAATGTATATGTTGGTTTCCAAGTCCAGCTGGATCTCACTGGGATATTTATGCATGGAAAAATTCCAACGCTCAAGATATCTCTGATCCAGATATTCCGTGCTCACTTGTGGCAGAAAATACATGAGAGTGTGGTGATGGATCTTTGCCAGGTTTTGGATCAGGAGTTGGATGCATTGGAAATTGAGACTGTCCAGAAAGAAACTATTCACCCTAGGAAGAGTTACAAAATGAACAGCTCATGTGCTGACATCCTACTCTTTGCTGCCCATAGGTGGCCCATGTCAAAGCCTAGTCTTGTGGCTGAGTCTAAGGATGTGTTTGATCAAAAGGCTAGCAATAAATACTGGATAGATGTGCAGCTCCGCTGGGGTGATTATGATTCTCATGATATTGAGCGGTACACCAGGGCAAAGTTTATGGATTACACAACAGACAATATGTCAATCTATCCATCACCAACTG GTGTGATGATTGGAATTGATCTAGCATATAACTTGCATTCTGCTTTTGGAAATTGGTTCCCTGGGTCAAAGCCGTTGCTTGCCCAGGCCATGAACAAGATCATGAAG TCGAATCCAGCATTATATGTTCTAAGAGAACGGATAAGAAAAGGATTACAGTTGTATTCTTCAGAGCCTACAGAGCCTTATTTATCATCTCAGAACTATGGGGAGATATTCAGCAATCAAATAATCTGGTTTGTGGATGACACGAATGTGTATCGTGTCACAATACACAAGACTTTTGAGGGAAATCTCACAACAAAACCCATTAATGGTgccatttttatatttaacccCAGAACTGGTCAACTGTTTCTGAAG GTCATTCATACAAGTGTGTGGGCTGGGCAGAAGCGGCTTGGTCAGTTGGCCAAGTGGAAGACTGCTGAAGAAGTGGCTGCACTGGTCCGCTCGTTGCCTGTTGAGGAACAGCCAAAACAAATCATTGTGACACGCAAGGGAATGTTGGATCCCCTTGAGGTGCACTTGCTTGACTTCCCAAATATTGTAATCAAAGGAAGTGAGCTGCAGTTGCCTTTCCAGGCTTGcttgaaaattgagaaatttggtgATCTAATATTGAAGGCCACAGAACCCCAAATGGTCTTGTTCAACATATATGATGATTGGTTGAAGAGTATCTCATCGTACACAGCCTTCTCGAGGCTGATACTGATTCTGCGAGCTCTTCATGTCAACAATGAGAAGGCAAAAATGTTGCTGAAGCCTGACAAGACGATTGTCACTGAGCCCCACCACATCTGGCCTTCTTTATCAGATGAGCAGTGGATGAAG GTTGAAGTTGCCCTCAGAGATTTGATACTTTCTGATTATGCAAAGAAGAACAATGTGAACACATCTGCATTAACCCAATCTGAGATCCGTGATATAATTCTTGGAGCTGAGATTACTCCACCTTCACAACAGCGGCAGCAAATTGCTGAGATTGAGAAACAG GCAAAGGAGGCTAGTCAGCTCACGGCAGTCACCACAAGGACCACAAATGTGCATGGAGATGAATTGATTGTTACCACAACAAGTCCTTATGAACAAGCGGCATTTGGGTCTAAAACTGATTGGCGAGTCAGGGCTATATCTGCTACCAATCTCCATCTTCGGGTTAATCACATATATGTGAACTCGGAAGACATCAAG GAAACGGGATATACTTACATTATGCCCAAAAACATCTTGAAGAAGTTCATATGCATTGCTGACCTGCGCACCCAGATTGCTGGATACCTTTATGGCATAAGTCCTCCAGACAATCCCCAAGTCAAGGAGATCCGTTGCATTGCCATGCCACCACAGTGGGGTACTCACCAGCAGGTTCATCTTCCATCAGCTCTTCCTGAACACGACTTCCTGAATGACTTGGAGCCTTTAGGATGGATGCATACACAGCCAAATGAGCTTCCTCAACTGTCACCACAG GACCTTGCCGCTCATGCTCGGGTCttatcaaacaacaaacaatgGGATGGGGAGAAATGCATAATTCTGACTTGCAGTTTCACTCCTGGTTCGTGCTCTTTAACTGCGTACAAGCTGACCCCATCAGGATACGAATGGGGAAAGAGCAACACCGATGCAGCAAGCAATCCTCATGGTTACCTGCCAACTTACTATGAGAAAGTCCAAATGCTCTTGAGTGACCGCTTCCTCGGTTTCTACATG GTACCCGACAACGGGCCTTGGAACTACAACTTCATGGGTGTGAAACATACTGTAAGCATGAAGTATGGGATGAAGCTAGGCACACCCCGTGAGTACTATCACGAGGACCATCGTCCAACACATTTCCTGGAATTCAGCAACCTGGAGGAAGGTGAAACTGCAGAGGGTGATAGGGAAGACACCTTCACGTAA
- the LOC105164482 gene encoding adenine phosphoribosyltransferase 5 isoform X2 → MFAAENGLRGDPRLKGISEAIRVVPNFPKPGIMFQDITAVVSNHKVFKDTVDIFVDRYRDMGISVVAGVEARGFIFAPAIALAIGAKFIPLRKPGKLPGEVISELYELEYGNDCLEMHLGAVQHGERALVIDDIVATGGTLSAAIRLLERAGAEVVECACVIGLREGRRRLDGKPLYILVEPRQDSS, encoded by the exons atgtTTGCAGCAGAGAATGGATTAAGGGGTGACCCGAGATTGAAGGGCATTTCTGAAGCCATTAGAGTTGTGCCCAACTTCCCAAAACCAG GAATTATGTTTCAAGACATAACCGCAGTTGTCTCTAATCATAAGGTCTTCAAGGATACTGTTGATATATTTGTAGACAGATACAGGGACATGGGCATCTCTGTGGTTGCTG GAGTGGAAGCAAGAGGATTTATATTTGCTCCTGCAATTGCATTGGCAATTGGTGCCAAGTTTATCCCTCTGCGTAAACCAGGGAAGCTTCCAG GTGAAGTTATTTCCGAGCTGTACGAACTTGAATATGGTAATGATTGTTTGGAAATGCATTTGGGGGCTGTGCAACATGGAGAACGAGCATTGGTTATCGATGATATAGTGGCCACAGGAGGGACACTGTCAGCAGCCATAAGGCTTTTAG AACGTGCTGGCGCTGAGGTGGTTGAGTGTGCATGTGTTATTGGATTGCGAGAG GGACGGCGCAGGCTGGATGGGAAACCACTATACATCTTGGTGGAACCTCGTCAAGACAGTTCCTAA
- the LOC105164482 gene encoding adenine phosphoribosyltransferase 5 isoform X1, giving the protein MFAAENGLRGDPRLKGISEAIRVVPNFPKPGIMFQDITAVVSNHKVFKDTVDIFVDRYRDMGISVVAGVEARGFIFAPAIALAIGAKFIPLRKPGKLPGEVISELYELEYGNDCLEMHLGAVQHGERALVIDDIVATGGTLSAAIRLLERAGAEVVECACVIGLREVEGRRRLDGKPLYILVEPRQDSS; this is encoded by the exons atgtTTGCAGCAGAGAATGGATTAAGGGGTGACCCGAGATTGAAGGGCATTTCTGAAGCCATTAGAGTTGTGCCCAACTTCCCAAAACCAG GAATTATGTTTCAAGACATAACCGCAGTTGTCTCTAATCATAAGGTCTTCAAGGATACTGTTGATATATTTGTAGACAGATACAGGGACATGGGCATCTCTGTGGTTGCTG GAGTGGAAGCAAGAGGATTTATATTTGCTCCTGCAATTGCATTGGCAATTGGTGCCAAGTTTATCCCTCTGCGTAAACCAGGGAAGCTTCCAG GTGAAGTTATTTCCGAGCTGTACGAACTTGAATATGGTAATGATTGTTTGGAAATGCATTTGGGGGCTGTGCAACATGGAGAACGAGCATTGGTTATCGATGATATAGTGGCCACAGGAGGGACACTGTCAGCAGCCATAAGGCTTTTAG AACGTGCTGGCGCTGAGGTGGTTGAGTGTGCATGTGTTATTGGATTGCGAGAGGTAGAG GGACGGCGCAGGCTGGATGGGAAACCACTATACATCTTGGTGGAACCTCGTCAAGACAGTTCCTAA
- the LOC105164496 gene encoding uncharacterized protein LOC105164496: protein MLPELDDFPDFIVERTRYEAAMERSWTSRDKCLVWWRDESDQGGAWWEGRITAIKDKSSGFPGSPWERYLVKYKNDNTDFRRHSPWELHDPDMSWEQPNIDDERKEEILSSLTELMQKASKDKDRHGIIKLNEVAQKLDFMNRFPVPLSPDIIKSRVENNYYRSLKAMNHDIEVMLSNAESYFQKNTELLRKMKRLSSWFTQNILDL, encoded by the exons ATGCTGCCTGAGCTGGATGACTTCCCGGATTTTATTGTTGAAAGAACACGGTACGAAGCAGCTATGGAGAGAAGCTGGACAAGTAGGGATAAATGCCTGGTGTGGTGGAGAGATGAGAGTGATCAAGGTGGTGCTTGGTGGGAGGGCCGCATTACTGCCATCAAAGACAAATCTAGTGGTTTCCCCGGAAGTCCATGGGAAAGATATCTTGTCAAATACAAGAATGACAATACTGATTTCCGTCGTCACTCTCCTTGGGAACTGCATGATCCGGACATGTCATGGGAGCAACCCAACATTGATGATGAAAGGAAAGAGGAGATCCTAAGTTCTTTAACTGAATTGATGCAGAAAGCCAGTAAAGATAAG GATAGGCACGGTATCATAAAACTGAATGAAGTCGCACAGAAACTGGATTTCATGAACAG GTTTCCTGTTCCATTATCTCCGGACATAATCAAGTCAAGGGtagaaaacaattattatagaAGCCTGAAGGCTATGAACCATGACATTGAGGTAATGCTATCAAATGCCGAATCTTACTTTCAGAAAAATACAGAGCTTTTGCGAAAGATGAAGCGCCTGTCAAGCTGGTTCACTCAGAACATTTTAGACTTGTAG
- the LOC105164805 gene encoding bromodomain and WD repeat-containing protein 3-like yields MEFRKYTCFGDAPTVGMGTVNLLNKLHTKAQMEAHEEPADCASMDVDLDIREIYFLIMHFLSAGPCQKTFGQLWVELLEHDLLPRRYHAWYSRSGAVCRDENDDGNSFPLNYDNLAGRYSHIEKDHLVKLLKQLILTTSPPLRCMVGKVAPAAADVPTLLGTGAFSLLSCERNKVNKQARNFPSYLRWPHMQADQVRGLSLREIGGGFSKHHRSPSIRLACYAIAKPSTMVLKMQNMKKLRGHRDAVYCAIFDRSGRYVITGSDDRLVKIWSMETAFCLASCRGHEGDITDLSVSSNNALVASASNDFTIRVWRLPDGYPISVLRGHSGAVTAIAFNPRVNAIYHLLS; encoded by the exons atggAGTTTAGGAAATACACTTGTTTTGGTGATGCACCTACTGTGGGTATGGGTACAGTAAATCTTCTGAATAAGTTACACACAAAGGCTCAAATGGAAGCTCATGAGGAACCTGCAGATTGTGCTTCCATGGATGTAGACCTTGACATCcgagaaatttattttttgatcatGCATTTTCTATCTGCTGGGCCATGCCAAAAGACATTTGGACAACTCTGGGTGGAGCTTTTAGAACACGACCTCTTACCCAGAAGATATCATGCTTGGTATTCAAGAAGTGGTGCAGTCTGCAGGGATGAAAATGATGATGGGAACTCCTTCCCTCTAAATTATGACAATTTGGCCGGAAG GTACTCTCACATTGAAAAGGATCACTTGGTCAAGCTGCTCAAACAGCTGATACTGACAACATCCCCTCCTTTACGGTGTATGGTGGGGAAAGTTGCTCCAGCTGCTGCTGATGTTCCTACACTACTTGGAACTGGGGCCTTTTCTTTGTTGTCAT GTGAGagaaataaagtaaataagcAAGCGAGGAATTTTCCATCTTACCTCCGGTGGCCTCATATGCAAGCTGATCAGGTTCGAGGGCTTAGCTTGAGAGAAATTGGAGGTGGCTTTTCCAAACACCATCGCTCTCCATCTATCCGCCTTGCATGTTATGCCATTGCTAAACCATCCACTATGGTGCTGAAGATGCAAAATATGAAGAAGTTAAGAGGACATAGGGATGCTGTGTATTGTG CAATATTTGATCGCTCTGGTCGCTATGTGATTACTGGTTCGGATGACCGTTTGGTAAAGATTTGGTCAATGGAAACTGCATTTTGCCTAGCTAGCTGCCGTGGGCATGAA GGCGACATTACAGATTTGTCTGTCAGTTCCAATAATGCTTTAGTGGCATCGGCATCAAATGACTTCACTATTCGAGTT TGGCGACTGCCAGATGGGTACCCTATTTCAGTTCTTCGTGGACATAGCGGAGCTGTTACTGCCATTGCCTTTAATCCCAGGGTGAATGCTATCTATCATCTCTTATCGTGA